The following proteins are co-located in the Parafannyhessea umbonata genome:
- the dapB gene encoding 4-hydroxy-tetrahydrodipicolinate reductase, whose product MTSSTQDHTYTVTLIGAGRMGTLIAQSLEADGGFEVIGTYDVDSADQLDGQAPAADLAIDFSNRAALPHTLAYVRRCGCALLSGTTGYDESELAQIRSLGEKSAVIHSANYSLGVAVLRRVTQEAARALADWDVEIVETHHNQKADAPSGTANLLLDAVDPTHKADIAYGREGMVGARPKGQIGMHSLRGGTVAGTHEVHFFGTDEELCLTHRATSRQIFVNGAVAAARRLMTREPGFYTFDQLMFED is encoded by the coding sequence TTGACTAGCAGCACGCAGGACCACACGTACACTGTGACGCTCATCGGGGCCGGTCGCATGGGAACGCTCATCGCCCAGTCCCTCGAGGCTGACGGCGGCTTCGAGGTCATCGGCACGTATGATGTCGATAGCGCCGACCAGCTTGACGGCCAGGCTCCGGCAGCCGACCTCGCCATCGACTTCAGCAACCGTGCCGCCCTCCCCCACACTCTTGCATACGTGCGTCGTTGTGGGTGCGCGCTACTCAGCGGAACCACCGGCTACGACGAGTCGGAGCTTGCCCAGATTCGCTCGCTTGGCGAGAAGAGCGCGGTGATTCACTCCGCAAACTACTCCCTGGGTGTCGCCGTCCTCAGACGCGTAACGCAGGAAGCCGCGCGCGCCCTTGCCGACTGGGACGTCGAAATCGTCGAGACGCACCACAACCAGAAGGCGGATGCCCCATCGGGTACCGCGAACCTGCTGCTAGATGCCGTCGACCCCACTCACAAAGCCGATATTGCCTACGGCCGCGAGGGCATGGTCGGCGCACGTCCCAAGGGACAGATCGGCATGCACAGCCTGCGCGGCGGCACCGTCGCCGGAACGCACGAGGTGCACTTCTTCGGCACGGACGAGGAGCTCTGCCTTACCCACAGGGCGACGAGCCGCCAAATCTTCGTGAACGGAGCAGTCGCCGCAGCAAGGCGCCTCATGACAAGGGAGCCCGGATTCTATACGTTCGATCAGCTCATGTTCGAGGACTAG
- the dapA gene encoding 4-hydroxy-tetrahydrodipicolinate synthase: protein MDMTNLRGSIVALVTPFNEDQSVDFDALERLVDFHLANGTDGILVLGTTGESSTMTDEEDFAVAKCVIDRVAGRVPVIGGSGSNATAESLNKSLGLQKLGIDGLLLITPYYNKSNEEGIYRHFTTVLDAVDVPCILYNIPGRTGCSISERNVARLSKHPNAWGIKEASGNISYATTVARYLSDDFRMLSGNDDMVVPILSLGGSGVISVWADVCPQVVHDMCANWFAGNTQAALATQLENLELIHSLFCEVNPIPVKAALAKMGMIGETYRSPLYTISDAGRERLYAAMREAGLID from the coding sequence ATGGACATGACCAACCTCCGCGGATCGATCGTCGCACTCGTCACCCCCTTCAACGAGGACCAGAGCGTGGACTTCGACGCGCTCGAACGCCTTGTCGACTTCCACCTCGCCAACGGGACGGACGGCATCCTCGTCCTGGGCACCACGGGCGAGTCGTCAACCATGACCGACGAGGAGGACTTCGCGGTCGCAAAGTGCGTCATCGACCGTGTCGCCGGCCGCGTTCCCGTCATCGGCGGCTCGGGGTCGAACGCGACGGCAGAGAGCCTCAACAAGAGCCTTGGCCTGCAGAAGCTGGGGATTGACGGCCTCCTGCTCATCACCCCGTACTACAACAAGTCGAACGAGGAGGGCATCTACCGTCACTTCACCACAGTGCTCGACGCGGTGGACGTCCCATGCATCCTCTACAACATCCCCGGCCGTACCGGCTGCTCCATCTCCGAGCGCAACGTCGCGCGCTTGAGCAAGCACCCCAACGCGTGGGGCATCAAGGAGGCGTCCGGCAACATATCGTATGCCACGACGGTAGCGCGCTACCTGAGCGACGACTTCCGCATGCTCTCCGGCAACGATGACATGGTCGTGCCCATCCTCTCGCTCGGCGGCTCCGGCGTCATCAGCGTCTGGGCTGACGTCTGCCCGCAGGTGGTTCACGACATGTGCGCGAACTGGTTCGCCGGCAACACCCAGGCCGCCCTCGCGACCCAGCTTGAGAACCTCGAGCTCATCCACTCGCTGTTCTGCGAGGTAAACCCCATACCCGTTAAGGCCGCACTCGCAAAGATGGGCATGATCGGCGAGACCTACCGCAGCCCGCTGTACACCATCTCCGACGCCGGTCGCGAGCGCCTCTACGCGGCCATGAGGGAGGCTGGTCTGATTGACTAG
- a CDS encoding diaminopimelate decarboxylase family protein: MGRKTPFATARQLEDIASTYPTPFYLYDEAGIRSTAQSVLDAFGWNPGYREFYAVKACPNPRIIQMLLDMGFGLDVSSECELQMAERLGVRGEKIMFSSNDTPSQEFAHAARLGATINLDDVTHIDTLLDAVDEVSRTVSLRLNPGEFPFANGIFGKPSEAKFGMTEEQLFDAVRRLMGLGVRDFGIHALLASNTVTNEYYPTLARTLFDVAARLHEKLGAHVTFVNLSGGVGIDYRPEERPNDIFAIAEGVRRAYEDVLAPAGMGDVSVYTEMGRFITGPHGALVTRVIHEKHIYHDYLGVDACASDLMRPMLYDAYHHITVVGHEGEPADHVYDVTGALCENSDRLANARPLPECHPGDLLFIHDTGAHGHCMGYNYNGRLRHAELLLHEDGSVEMIRRAETPEDYFATLDVLEGWGAPAAKSAGKAKPARP; this comes from the coding sequence ATGGGACGCAAGACTCCCTTCGCAACGGCACGACAGCTGGAGGACATTGCCTCCACGTACCCCACGCCGTTCTACCTTTACGACGAGGCGGGCATCCGCTCCACCGCACAGTCGGTGCTGGACGCGTTCGGCTGGAACCCCGGCTATCGTGAGTTCTACGCCGTAAAAGCGTGTCCCAACCCCAGGATCATCCAGATGCTCCTCGACATGGGCTTCGGCCTCGACGTCTCGTCGGAATGCGAGCTTCAGATGGCTGAAAGGCTCGGTGTCCGAGGCGAGAAGATCATGTTCTCCTCAAACGACACCCCCTCCCAGGAGTTCGCCCACGCCGCACGACTGGGAGCCACCATTAACCTGGATGACGTCACGCACATCGACACCCTGCTCGACGCGGTGGACGAGGTTTCCCGGACCGTGAGCCTCAGGCTCAATCCCGGCGAGTTCCCCTTCGCGAACGGTATCTTCGGCAAACCGTCGGAGGCAAAGTTCGGTATGACAGAAGAGCAGCTGTTCGATGCCGTGCGTCGCCTCATGGGACTGGGCGTGCGCGACTTCGGCATCCACGCGCTCCTTGCCTCGAACACGGTGACTAACGAGTACTACCCCACCCTCGCACGCACGCTGTTCGACGTTGCTGCCAGACTTCACGAAAAGCTGGGTGCCCACGTGACGTTCGTCAACCTCTCGGGTGGCGTCGGAATCGACTACCGTCCGGAGGAGCGGCCGAACGACATCTTCGCCATTGCGGAGGGTGTCCGCAGGGCATACGAGGACGTCCTCGCACCCGCGGGAATGGGAGATGTCTCCGTATACACGGAGATGGGTCGCTTCATCACGGGACCGCATGGCGCCCTCGTGACACGCGTCATCCACGAGAAGCACATCTACCACGACTATCTGGGCGTCGACGCCTGTGCCTCCGACCTCATGCGCCCGATGCTCTACGACGCCTATCACCACATCACGGTCGTCGGCCACGAGGGAGAACCGGCCGACCACGTGTACGACGTCACGGGTGCGCTCTGCGAGAACTCAGACAGGCTCGCGAACGCAAGGCCCCTTCCCGAGTGCCATCCTGGCGACCTGCTCTTTATTCACGACACGGGCGCACACGGACACTGTATGGGCTACAACTACAACGGCAGGCTCCGCCATGCGGAGCTCCTGCTGCACGAGGATGGCTCGGTGGAAATGATTCGTCGTGCCGAGACCCCGGAAGACTACTTTGCGACCCTCGATGTTCTGGAGGGATGGGGAGCGCCCGCCGCGAAGTCGGCGGGCAAGGCCAAGCCCGCGCGTCCTTAA
- a CDS encoding amidohydrolase, producing MAGIETLRKWRRDLHEVPECDFDLPQTLAYVKEQLEPMAARCDCMSVFSPARSTVCAFFDRGGSAATALRTDMDALPVREETGAPYSSRHDGRMHACGHDGHMAMALGACDWMASNPDRLARSVLVVFQPAEETTGGARQVCQSGVFERLGVDRIFGFHLWPDLPSACVATRSGALLAASNETTVEFRGRASHIAKSRQGRDALLAACMFVPEAYRFMDERSQEEPCLLKFGHMEAGEVRNQIAASARVEGSLRTFSAEMGRRCRDELPRIAKEVATEVGCTAETTFSEGYPPVVNDENVTSWAREVLSKAGIDVHDVPEPLLIAEDFSWYQQWLPGTFFLLGTGTGTPLHASTFDFDESILMRGVEVYRRLVTAPL from the coding sequence ATGGCTGGCATCGAGACGCTTAGGAAGTGGCGCCGAGACCTTCACGAGGTTCCGGAGTGCGACTTCGACCTGCCCCAGACGCTTGCCTATGTTAAGGAGCAGCTTGAGCCCATGGCTGCACGCTGCGACTGCATGTCGGTCTTCTCTCCCGCCCGTTCCACCGTGTGCGCCTTCTTCGACCGCGGAGGCTCTGCGGCGACGGCGCTCCGGACCGACATGGACGCCCTCCCCGTTCGCGAGGAGACGGGGGCGCCCTACTCGTCTCGTCACGACGGACGCATGCATGCGTGCGGGCATGACGGGCACATGGCCATGGCCCTGGGAGCATGCGACTGGATGGCAAGCAATCCCGACCGACTTGCCCGCAGCGTCCTGGTGGTGTTCCAGCCGGCGGAGGAGACCACGGGAGGTGCGCGACAGGTCTGCCAGAGTGGCGTGTTCGAGCGCTTGGGCGTCGATCGCATCTTCGGGTTTCATCTTTGGCCGGACCTCCCATCGGCTTGCGTGGCGACTCGCTCTGGCGCGCTGCTTGCGGCAAGCAACGAGACAACCGTGGAGTTTCGCGGACGCGCATCCCACATCGCAAAGTCTCGACAGGGGAGGGATGCACTCCTTGCTGCGTGTATGTTCGTTCCCGAGGCATACCGCTTCATGGACGAGCGGTCCCAGGAGGAGCCGTGCCTGCTGAAGTTCGGGCACATGGAAGCCGGTGAGGTTCGCAACCAAATAGCGGCGTCCGCCCGCGTCGAGGGAAGCCTCCGGACGTTCTCTGCCGAGATGGGAAGACGTTGCCGAGACGAGCTTCCTCGCATTGCGAAGGAGGTTGCCACGGAGGTGGGCTGCACGGCGGAGACGACCTTCAGCGAGGGGTACCCTCCCGTCGTGAACGACGAGAACGTGACCTCTTGGGCGCGCGAGGTTCTTTCCAAGGCGGGCATCGACGTCCACGACGTGCCAGAGCCCCTGCTGATTGCGGAGGACTTCTCATGGTACCAACAGTGGCTGCCTGGCACCTTCTTCCTGCTTGGGACGGGTACGGGCACGCCGCTGCATGCGAGTACGTTCGACTTCGACGAATCGATACTGATGCGTGGCGTCGAGGTCTATCGCCGGCTCGTAACGGCTCCCCTCTAG
- a CDS encoding pyridoxal phosphate-dependent aminotransferase, which produces MSLELNHALEGLRPSAIRRFSALAAATPGCISLTLGEPGEVTTVAIRERVGRSLAAGKTHYPPNNGTAVLRQAIADRCSRTGLPVSPEQVIVTNGATEALFSTLIALLNPGDEVIVPTPAFVLYESIALLARARVVTLDTSEDGFQIDAKKLAAAVTPRTKAIVLTSPNNPTGCVLDEKSLDAVANLASRSDFYVVCDDVYEELVYDEDLRGHGFARLHPELADRTIVVNSLSKPWAMTGWRLGWLTADPEVASQVAKVHQYAVSCVVSFTQDAAVQALQTDTTPMRERYRARRAITLAALERMGLACIVPEGAFYAFPSVAGLCESDEEFCERAIREAGVALVPGSVFGCPDHVRLSYATDDRTLSEGLSRLEQFVADLRR; this is translated from the coding sequence ATGTCACTCGAACTCAACCACGCGCTGGAGGGACTTCGCCCCTCGGCCATCAGGCGTTTCTCGGCGCTTGCCGCAGCGACGCCGGGGTGCATATCGCTCACGCTCGGGGAGCCTGGCGAGGTGACGACCGTCGCCATACGCGAGCGTGTCGGTCGGAGCCTTGCCGCAGGAAAGACGCACTACCCGCCCAACAACGGCACGGCAGTCCTACGTCAGGCAATCGCCGACAGGTGCTCCCGCACAGGTCTTCCGGTGAGCCCCGAACAGGTCATCGTGACAAACGGGGCAACCGAGGCGCTCTTTAGCACCCTGATCGCACTCCTCAACCCCGGAGACGAGGTCATCGTACCCACGCCGGCGTTCGTACTCTACGAGTCCATCGCCCTTCTCGCCCGCGCGCGCGTCGTGACCCTCGACACCTCCGAGGACGGCTTCCAGATTGACGCCAAGAAGCTGGCAGCAGCGGTGACCCCCAGGACGAAGGCAATCGTGCTCACGTCGCCAAACAACCCGACAGGCTGCGTTCTGGACGAGAAGAGCCTCGATGCGGTGGCGAACCTCGCCTCCAGGAGCGACTTCTACGTAGTCTGCGACGACGTATACGAGGAGCTGGTATACGACGAGGATCTACGCGGTCATGGGTTCGCAAGGCTCCACCCGGAACTTGCCGACAGGACCATCGTGGTGAACAGCCTCTCGAAGCCCTGGGCCATGACCGGCTGGCGCCTGGGCTGGCTCACCGCAGACCCCGAGGTCGCGTCTCAGGTCGCGAAGGTTCATCAGTACGCCGTCTCCTGCGTCGTCTCGTTCACCCAAGACGCGGCGGTGCAGGCGCTGCAGACCGATACGACGCCCATGCGCGAGCGATACCGTGCCCGCCGCGCAATCACGCTCGCGGCACTCGAGAGAATGGGCCTTGCCTGCATCGTTCCAGAGGGAGCATTCTACGCGTTTCCAAGCGTCGCGGGACTCTGCGAAAGTGACGAGGAGTTCTGCGAGCGGGCCATCCGCGAGGCAGGGGTGGCACTCGTCCCGGGATCGGTCTTCGGCTGCCCGGACCACGTTCGCCTGAGCTACGCCACCGACGATAGGACGCTTTCGGAAGGGCTCTCCCGGCTGGAGCAGTTCGTCGCAGACCTTCGCCGCTAG
- a CDS encoding uracil-DNA glycosylase: MDATKDNVELWLDGAPDQVRGDTERLLGEVERLRQDQVIYPAQDQILRALELTAPNDVRVVILGQDPYHEPGQAMGLSFSVPAGQRLPPSLRNVYKELSQDLGCEPPATGDLTPWARQGVLLLNTTLTVREHAANSHVRLGWQSLTNYLVRRTTELPQPICYLAWGRHAATLVTSAVEDARSAGTLAGEKCVLSSTHPSPLSANRAGGGLVPFMGSRPFSQANAFLASHGAKPVQWA; encoded by the coding sequence ATGGACGCGACCAAGGACAACGTGGAGCTCTGGCTTGACGGCGCGCCGGATCAGGTTCGCGGCGACACGGAGCGCCTGCTGGGCGAGGTGGAGCGCCTGCGCCAGGACCAGGTCATCTATCCCGCGCAGGACCAGATCCTGCGCGCGCTCGAGCTCACCGCGCCAAACGACGTGCGCGTGGTGATTCTGGGGCAGGACCCGTACCACGAGCCGGGGCAGGCCATGGGGCTGTCGTTCTCCGTTCCCGCCGGCCAGCGGCTCCCGCCCAGCCTGCGCAACGTCTACAAGGAGCTCTCGCAGGACCTTGGCTGCGAGCCGCCCGCGACGGGCGACCTCACCCCGTGGGCGCGCCAGGGGGTTCTGCTGCTTAACACGACGCTCACCGTGCGCGAGCACGCCGCGAACTCCCACGTGCGGCTTGGGTGGCAAAGCCTTACAAACTACCTGGTCAGGCGCACGACAGAGCTTCCGCAGCCCATCTGCTACCTTGCATGGGGACGCCATGCCGCCACCCTCGTCACCTCTGCGGTAGAGGACGCTCGCTCCGCGGGCACCCTTGCGGGCGAGAAGTGCGTGCTCTCGTCTACGCATCCCTCCCCGCTCTCCGCAAACCGCGCGGGCGGAGGGCTCGTCCCGTTCATGGGCTCGAGGCCCTTCTCGCAGGCGAACGCCTTTCTTGCTTCGCATGGCGCGAAGCCTGTGCAGTGGGCTTAG